TCCTTTGCCAAGCGTGCAGAGATGTACTACAAGAAGAGGCCAGAGCTTTTAAGAATGGTTGAAGATTTCTATAGGACGCATCGCTCGCTAGCCGAGCGCTATGATCAAGTCAGACCCGAAACTGGAATCGGCCTACTCAATTCAGGAGGATCCCCATTTGCATCGGCCAAGCATCGGTTCGAGAAGTTGCTGACTTTTGCAGATGATCATCGTGGTTATGATACTTATTCAGAGAGTTATGATGTGGAATCTGAAGTTGATGATCCTGAgcaagaagtagaagaagaagaagaagagagcaAGTCTAATCACAAAGAAGAGGTGGAAGTTTCATATGTTGCTGTGAATGATGAAGTGATAAGACTGAGGGATGAGATGAAGAGACTCAATGAAGAGACCAAGGCACAGAAGGATCAACTCAAGATGAAAGATTCTGCTTGTGATGAAGTAATGATGCTGAGGGAAGAAATAGAGAGGCTTAAAGAAGAGAATGAGGCACAGAGGGAACAACTCAAGCAGAAGGACGAGGAGAAGATAGAGGTGATAAGGCAACTGAGTATGGCAATTGATGTGATGAAGGAGGAGAATGTGAAGATGAGAAACTTCATTGTTGCTAAGGAATCCACCAAGAAATGGAACAAGAAACCATTTGAGTTCAACAAATTTGTGGGAGAATTGTCTGagaaaattttcaatttcaatttcaatgtgATTCCAAAGAATGAGCCTAGTGTGGAGCTCTCTAGACGTGGTTTAACTAGTTTGCAAATATCTTAATTCTACAAGAACTGTGTTATAAAAGGGTGTC
This portion of the Arachis duranensis cultivar V14167 chromosome 6, aradu.V14167.gnm2.J7QH, whole genome shotgun sequence genome encodes:
- the LOC107492526 gene encoding protein NETWORKED 3A isoform X2 — its product is MMDEMTKNQPSHWWWLETTTTNRSPWLQSTLSELNEKTKAMLKVIEEDADSFAKRAEMYYKKRPELLRMVEDFYRTHRSLAERYDQVRPETGIGLLNSGGSPFASAKHRFEKLLTFADDHRGYDTYSESYDVESEVDDPEQEVEEEEEESKSNHKEEVEVSYVAVNDEVIRLRDEMKRLNEETKAQKDQLKMKDSACDEVMMLREEIERLKEENEAQREQLKQKDEEKIEVIRQLSMAIDVMKEENVKMRNFIVAKESTKKWNKKPFEFNKFVGELSEKIFNFNFNVIPKNEPSVELSRRGLTSLQIS
- the LOC107492526 gene encoding protein NETWORKED 3A isoform X1, which produces MLVYIWLCLRITSCLGKPRFFFVVLPSYLCLFLLMISNRRRVKQKRKKKMMDEMTKNQPSHWWWLETTTTNRSPWLQSTLSELNEKTKAMLKVIEEDADSFAKRAEMYYKKRPELLRMVEDFYRTHRSLAERYDQVRPETGIGLLNSGGSPFASAKHRFEKLLTFADDHRGYDTYSESYDVESEVDDPEQEVEEEEEESKSNHKEEVEVSYVAVNDEVIRLRDEMKRLNEETKAQKDQLKMKDSACDEVMMLREEIERLKEENEAQREQLKQKDEEKIEVIRQLSMAIDVMKEENVKMRNFIVAKESTKKWNKKPFEFNKFVGELSEKIFNFNFNVIPKNEPSVELSRRGLTSLQIS